ggtggtgatgggggtggtggttttttgtttatttttttaaacaagagtgGTTTTTACCGTGCACATTTGCAACAATTGCAGGAGGAAACTAAGGGGAAAATTTTGAATTGAGAAGTCTCTCTCTTCAAATCACATTCAAACCCAATTCTGTTGGGATTAGCCTTGTTTTGGCATCAATAATCTTATCAAAGTCCTCCCAGACAAGGACCCTATACGCTTTGAAATGACCTTAATCAAGGATTAGCCTTATACTTCAATTAATCCCCAACTCTACAAAACATCATGTTCTTGTCTCTAAAGCTGGAGCAAGTTGAAAGGGGATTAttaaaggagagaagggaagagttTGGAATTGTAGACACACCAGACAGATAGATGCAGCAGGCCAGGAAGAGGGTCCAGGGGCAACCGATTATTACAGTTTAGCTTTGTTTCTTGCCTCTCAGACTTTTGCATAAAAAGGactcagtcaataaatattttaattgaggtaggaaaagaaaagaggaagaagtttGCACTTAtgaagttttaatttgcaattatttGTCTACCTTTTTGTCTTCCCAAATATAGGACCTTTAGGGGCAGAGCTTCGTAGCCAGGCTTATACTTGGTCCAGCACAGAGAAGTCCATAAAAGTGCGTCAGTTTAAATAGGAATATTAAAATGACTGAGAGGGAAAGTCCCTTAACCTATATATTTGTACCTTCCCCAAGGAATTACTTAATTTATTAGTTACTGAgtggaaataataagaaatgtggAATGGGGCTCCTTGCTCCCCATCATTGAGCTGATAGCAATACAGTACTTTAAACTTGTAGATGCGCTGGGACAGAATAAAGCAAGTCAAAAGAGAAACTAAGGCTTTGCAACCCAGTGAAATCTGTACCTTTCCTTCCCACCAAGAGCAAGGTTTTATTGACCAATCAAAACATTGATATcctaatgaaacattttttttttcttgctttaccCGCTTAGTGGCCTAATTTGGACAAACGCTGCCAacgaattttgtttttaatcagatCCGCAAAAGAGGTATTTAAGAGACAATAATTTCTGGGCTGTCATTGCGTTAGGAACCATGTCTGGCCGTGGCAAAGGCGGTAAGGGCTTAGGAAAGGGGGGTGCTAAGCGCCACCGAATGTTGCGTGGCAACATCCAGGGCATCACCAAACCCGCAATCTGGCGTCTGGCCCGGCGCGGACGTGTCAAGCGTGTTTCTGGTCTCATCTACGGGGAGACTCAGGGCGTGCTTAAGGTTTTTCTGGAGAACGTTATTCGAGACGCTGTCACCTACACAGAGCACGCAAAGCGCAAGACGGTTACCGCCATGGATGTGGTTTATGCGCTAAAACGCCAGGCGCGCACCCTTTATGGCTTTGGAGGCTAAACGGGGTAGGATACAGCTACTttaaaattggagaaaaaaaaaaaaaaggccctttTCAGGGCCGCTCACAAAGTCAGATAAAGAGCTGAAATTCGTTGCTGTAATGTTTTAAGTTAGTGCCAATCTGCATAAGGCTGTTGACAAGTAGGCAcagttttgtgggttttcttgTACTGCAGCTATGTTTATGTGATTTAGTGtaacaaagaaattgaagttattttttttcatagagaaaaggcagatctcaaacttctgagaGTGAGCGCGAACAAATGATGCCAATAAAATGGCTTCATAAAGTACGCATGCGTGTTTGAGATCATTCCAAGAACTGTAGTTTGGACTTAAGTTGGATGGTTTAAGGCATGTTGCATAAAGGTCCTCACCGTTTGACTCACAGTATGCCGCTGCCGGATATGTACATGAAGCCTTTTTAGCGATTATTGGATAGAAGTAGTTTAGCGAAGCGAAGGAATAGATTTTATGACCATTATTTAACTATTGGCCGAAACAAAGCGGTCTAATAGCCACCCCACACCCCTACTGGAGGCAGAACTTTGGCTGGTTCTGTTTTTAACCCGACTCATGCCAGGTGCCGGAAGGTGTGAGGAACAAAGGTGCACAAAGCCCTGTCTTGGTATTTCCATAGTGTTGGGAGACTGGCAAGCTGCTGGACGAGGCCAGTCGTTTATCCTCCTCGTTGTGATGAGGGTCAGGAGTCAGCCCACTGCTGGAAACTCCGGTTAGAAGGGCTCACTTCTATGTCAGGCAAGTGAAACATACTCTGGCACCATCCTCACAACTCCAGTCTCATAGAGAAACAATGgctgttattaatatatctaaGCAAGGAACatactgtttttctattttaggacactattttttttaagaggccTAATTATACAAATGAGTCTAGAAAGGCGAGGTCCTATTGAACCATTTGGACATGTTCATATATGAAATAATGCACTGCATAGTTTTGCAATGGGTTTTATTCAAAGTAGTCCCAAATACCACAAACCAAAATAGATTAACATtagtataatttaatatttatgatgATTGTTAAGCAAATATGCTAtataagaaattaagagaaaagtgaaactaattttgtttaaaatttaagagaaaggTTCTTTAGCTCGGACCCAGAATTTTCCTAATACAATTTTTGTGATTTAGGAAGGTTGAATTCAGACCCTAACTGTGCAGCCTCAAACATTTCCATAAGGGTTCTTAACATTTTTTCAGACCGCGGAATACTCTTGGAGTCCCATGAAGCCTATAGCCTCTTTTcgtaaataaaatacataaaataatacataggattacaatagtattaaaataattattaaaccaCTTTAAAAACATGACAGTAATATGTGCATCTTTGTTAATGTATCATAAAATGTAGTAACAATGGTATTTTGGAAATGAGCATAAACACTATTTCAAGATTCTTGTAActttactgaaaatatttctgatttctatcaGTCCCAATGTTAGGAAATTCTAAATTTTAGGTAAAGGTTAATggaaatagaagaataaaaagaaatttcctaaCCCATATTCTGGGACACTTTAAGGGGTCAAAAACCCCTTTGAAGTCTGTGTACACCATGTTAAAAAATCTGTTATGATACCACAGGAAAAGGCAGACTGGAATGCAGcacttaagttttaaaaataaatacaaaaataaataagcaaatcaaGCTATGTATGTTCAGGCAAATAAATTCCACTCCCTTCCtaaacattttgtatttccagAATTTAGACAAGTCCTATTCCAGAACACAATTTAGTTTCTCTGGATTGCACATCCAAGTATTTTAGTTTCTGGACCTGTTTGCATTATATGCGTAACAGGAAACCATTTATTTTACCCCGTCAGTCTAACTtttgttgtgagttaggctgacttATAGAAATATCCAGTGTCACACTCTTTTGAAGTTACTTGggtggctcttaaaagagcctttgggttcTTTGGAAATTGGCTTGAGGAAGCTCTTCACTTCTTAGATGCTGCCCTTCTAGGATTGACTTTATGCTGGGTCAATTTTGGCTTCGCAGCTTTGGGCTTCCCAGGCCTCGCCTTTGCTGGGCTCTTCCGCTGTTGCTTGGCTTTGGTTCCTTTAGCCTTCCTTCCGCTCCTCACAGCTTTTTTAGCTGCAGCTGCCGCCCTCGGCTTCTTGGCTTTCTTATTGGCCTTGACACTCTTTGATGGTTTTGAATCCCTAGATAAAGACAACTTTTTGGTCTTGTTAGAAGCTGACTTCTTGACTTTGCCCTTGGTGGGTTCAGGCGCAGCCTTCTTGCTGAGCTTGAAGGAGCCAGAGGCACCGGTACCCCTGGTCTGCACCAGAACCCCCTTGCTCACTAAACTTTTAAGGCCTAGCTTGATACGGCTGTTATTCTTCTCCACGTCATAGCCAGCGGCCGCCAGCGCCTTCTTGAGCGCAGCCAGCGACATGCCCACTCGGTCCTGTGTCACAGACAGAGCTTCAATTATCAACTTAGACAAAGAAGGATTTGGGGCCTTGCGACTTGCGCCCGACAGACCAACTGCCTTCTTCCCTCGCTTCTTGGCTGGAGACTTCTCCATAGTAGCAGGAACAGACTCGGCTACAGCTGCAGGAGCCGTTTCAGACATCCCAGCACCGAAGAAGAGAAAGTAATAACCACGGAGAAGCGTAAATTGCCGCGGGGCCTCAGGGCCTTATATAGGGCAAGGCGCGCTGTGATTGGTGCATTGCCTAGGCACCGCCCCCGCCCCTCAGAGGAGGagcatttgtgtttcttttaccCCGAAAAATTGAATCCTGCAAAACTCCTCTGTACCTAATCTCCTCGGTTCTACTGCTGAATGATCCGTGGGGACTCAGATTTTACATACCTTTTCaccttttaatgaaaaatgacCCTGCATGCCAAAACTATTCAAGAAAGCCCTCGATTTTCAGCCAAATTCAAGGCCAAGAACAAAACTTCCTCTTTTCCTTGTaaaatcaaatgtaattttttgcaGGAGACTTATCTCATCTCTTCTGAGTGGTCTTCTAAATGGGTGGCTTCCAATGggtggagaaaataaattattcatgcCATGAttgtattgaaaataatttatatatgtgagGGAAGTAACACAGATCTCTTAGCTGTCTCACTGCGGAGTTATATGTATAGAATTGTCTAAAAACTTCAGAGGATGACCATATTTAGGTAAGTGCAATCTAATAAACCAGAGTTTATAAGGCACATGGGTGGTCTGTGATTAAAGCCACTTCCCTGTCTCTGAGCTTTATAGAAGACTCAAGGATGGTATCTGCTTGGCCAAAATCAGTCCACCCTCAGGTCTGGTATCTTCAACTGAGTTTTGCTTCTGGTTTCCTTTATTCAACTCCCCTCCATTCCCCTTTTCCCTTAGATAAACAGACACAGTGCCTCCCCTCAATGAACTATAAAACTTGAGGCAGGAACCCTTGCCTGAAGAATCCAGGAGAAACCACAGGACCTGATCTAAGATGGGGCTGGCAAGCGTGGATGCAGAGCTGTGGGAAAAGGGTTGTTGAGAAAATGTCCAGTATGCTCCCCTGAGGCCAGCTTCGACTGGCCTTTATGAGAAGTCTGGAGTTAAGAGTTCGCTCGTGAAGGCCAAGGCCTTTCTGGAGGATGCTGACGGAGCAGTGTAGGGTGACCAGAGCCTTAGGGTTTCAGCAAAGGGAAACCCTTTGTAAGGGCCATTTTGTGAAGATCCCCAAATACTCCTGTGACAAATTTGGTAGTTCTTCTGTGAGCCAGGGAGCCATAAGAGGTTTTTAATTGAAGAGTttgttgtattgttattgttGTAGTTGTCTTGGGTTTAGAATTATTGCGTAAATCATTAGTGAGAAGGCCCAGCTTCGGAGTCTATTGCAGTAGTGTCAGATTGCCAAAAGATTTGCCTGAGGCACGGGGTGGGAAAGGGGAGGGTGAgtctatatttgaaatatttctgaagCAAAAGCCAAAGGATGAGACTTCTACCTTCTGATTGTAAAGTGAGGTAGAAaagtctctttttctctttctatctcaaacatatacacactcacacacacaaacacctgaaacaaaaattcagaaaacaacaCTACtagtctatttcatttttaaaaaaacactggtTGCAAATCATGAAACTGACTTCACAACATACTAATGCACTATGACCCTCAGC
The nucleotide sequence above comes from Microcebus murinus isolate Inina chromosome 15, M.murinus_Inina_mat1.0, whole genome shotgun sequence. Encoded proteins:
- the LOC105858309 gene encoding histone H4-like; this encodes MSGRGKGGKGLGKGGAKRHRMLRGNIQGITKPAIWRLARRGRVKRVSGLIYGETQGVLKVFLENVIRDAVTYTEHAKRKTVTAMDVVYALKRQARTLYGFGG
- the H1-6 gene encoding histone H1t, yielding MSETAPAAVAESVPATMEKSPAKKRGKKAVGLSGASRKAPNPSLSKLIIEALSVTQDRVGMSLAALKKALAAAGYDVEKNNSRIKLGLKSLVSKGVLVQTRGTGASGSFKLSKKAAPEPTKGKVKKSASNKTKKLSLSRDSKPSKSVKANKKAKKPRAAAAAKKAVRSGRKAKGTKAKQQRKSPAKARPGKPKAAKPKLTQHKVNPRRAASKK